In Arcobacter ellisii, a genomic segment contains:
- the rsmA gene encoding 16S rRNA (adenine(1518)-N(6)/adenine(1519)-N(6))-dimethyltransferase RsmA, whose translation MEKVKAKKQYGQNFLKDTTILDKIIQSMPMNNNYVVEIGPGLGDLTKNLVKYKDLTAYEVDTDLIGILKSKFAIEIEEGKLKLIHTDVLEAWDKQKSLHNGKYDLIANLPYYIATNIILRAFEDVSCEHIIVMVQKEVAEKFTASVNDKEYSSLGIITELISIDSKILFDVPPESFDPPPKVTSSILYIKKDMSKNFDKDFNKFLKACFIQPRKKLSKNLTSLLSKDCISEIYKELNVDDNVRPHEVSSSLYSQMYTKVKNGRN comes from the coding sequence ATGGAAAAAGTAAAAGCAAAAAAACAATACGGACAAAACTTTTTAAAAGATACGACTATTTTGGATAAAATCATCCAATCGATGCCCATGAACAATAATTATGTGGTTGAAATTGGGCCTGGATTAGGTGATTTGACCAAAAATTTAGTCAAGTACAAAGATTTAACTGCTTATGAGGTTGATACTGATTTAATCGGTATTTTGAAGTCTAAATTTGCAATAGAGATAGAAGAGGGTAAACTAAAACTGATCCACACTGATGTTTTAGAGGCTTGGGATAAGCAAAAAAGCCTACATAATGGTAAATATGACTTGATAGCAAACTTACCATACTATATTGCAACAAACATTATATTAAGAGCATTTGAAGATGTTTCTTGTGAACATATTATTGTTATGGTACAAAAAGAGGTTGCAGAAAAATTTACTGCATCTGTAAATGATAAGGAATATTCATCTTTAGGTATTATTACTGAATTAATTTCTATTGATTCTAAAATACTTTTTGATGTTCCACCTGAATCATTTGATCCTCCACCAAAAGTAACATCTTCAATTCTTTATATAAAAAAAGATATGTCTAAAAATTTTGATAAAGATTTTAATAAGTTTTTAAAAGCCTGTTTTATTCAGCCTAGAAAAAAACTTTCAAAAAATCTTACGTCACTTTTGAGTAAAGATTGTATATCTGAAATTTATAAAGAATTAAATGTAGATGATAATGTTAGACCTCATGAAGTAAGTTCATCTTTGTATAGCCAAATGTATACAAAGGTAAAGAATGGAAGAAATTAA
- the hisF gene encoding imidazole glycerol phosphate synthase subunit HisF, with protein sequence MSSFAKRIIPCLDVDNGRVVKGVNFVGLRDAGDPVEVAKRYNAEGADEITFLDITASHQNRGTIVDIVKQVAKEVFIPLTVGGGIRKLEDIYALLNVGCDKVSINSSAVSNPDLINESSKRFGSQCIVVAIDVKRVADGSYHVFVKGGREDTGLDALAWAKEVYDRGAGEILLTSMDTDGAKTGFELNITEQISKLVDIPVIASGGAGTMEHIKEAFEHGASAALAASIFHFKEIDIMDLKRYLRANNIPVRI encoded by the coding sequence TTGAGTAGTTTTGCAAAAAGAATAATACCATGTCTAGATGTTGATAATGGAAGAGTTGTAAAAGGCGTGAATTTTGTAGGTTTAAGAGATGCAGGAGATCCTGTAGAAGTTGCAAAAAGATATAACGCAGAAGGTGCAGATGAAATAACTTTTTTAGATATTACTGCAAGTCATCAAAATAGAGGAACAATTGTTGATATTGTAAAACAAGTTGCAAAAGAAGTTTTTATTCCTTTAACAGTTGGTGGGGGAATTAGAAAACTTGAAGATATTTATGCACTTTTAAATGTAGGTTGTGACAAAGTTTCAATTAACTCTTCAGCTGTTTCAAACCCAGATTTAATAAATGAAAGTTCTAAAAGATTTGGTAGTCAATGTATTGTTGTTGCAATTGATGTTAAAAGAGTTGCTGATGGTTCTTACCACGTTTTTGTAAAAGGAGGACGTGAAGATACTGGACTTGACGCACTTGCTTGGGCAAAAGAAGTTTATGATAGAGGTGCTGGTGAAATACTTCTTACTTCTATGGACACTGATGGTGCAAAAACTGGATTTGAACTAAACATTACTGAACAAATTTCAAAATTAGTTGATATTCCAGTAATTGCAAGTGGTGGAGCTGGAACTATGGAACATATAAAAGAGGCATTTGAACATGGTGCTAGTGCAGCACTTGCTGCTTCGATTTTTCACTTTAAAGAAATAGATATTATGGATTTAAAGAGATATTTAAGAGCAAATAACATTCCTGTAAGGATATAA
- a CDS encoding SIMPL domain-containing protein (The SIMPL domain is named for its presence in mouse protein SIMPL (signalling molecule that associates with mouse pelle-like kinase). Bacterial member BP26, from Brucella, was shown to assemble into a channel-like structure, while YggE from E. coli has been associated with resistance to oxidative stress.): MKIKLFMGLLLPILAFSYEIEFNKSFSKVVNPDLLSTNVNISVEKKDEVRVNSEIEKFNDFIKNNKEVIIKNGSFTLSPKYKYYDNKQEFIGYVGNLRYSVESKDAKELNSFMDELIAIKERIKSDDIKLNISNVSWKVSDELQNKSFDNLRFEAITWIENYANVLSSKLSKKCEVKKININEFNGGNIVYARSEMALSSMSKSVADVAPISSEQNITVNPNFILECR, encoded by the coding sequence ATGAAAATCAAATTATTTATGGGATTATTACTGCCAATATTGGCATTTTCATATGAAATAGAATTTAATAAAAGTTTTTCAAAAGTAGTAAACCCAGATTTATTAAGTACAAATGTAAATATAAGTGTCGAAAAAAAAGATGAAGTTAGAGTAAATAGTGAAATTGAAAAATTTAATGATTTCATTAAAAATAATAAAGAAGTAATTATAAAAAATGGAAGTTTTACTTTAAGTCCAAAATACAAATATTATGACAATAAACAAGAATTTATAGGATATGTTGGAAATCTAAGATATTCAGTAGAATCAAAAGATGCAAAAGAATTAAATAGTTTTATGGATGAATTAATTGCTATAAAAGAGAGAATAAAATCTGATGATATAAAACTTAATATTTCAAATGTTTCTTGGAAAGTAAGTGACGAATTACAAAATAAAAGTTTTGATAATTTAAGATTTGAAGCAATTACTTGGATTGAAAATTATGCAAATGTTTTATCTTCAAAATTATCAAAAAAATGTGAAGTAAAAAAAATAAATATAAATGAATTTAACGGTGGAAATATAGTATATGCAAGAAGTGAAATGGCATTATCAAGTATGTCAAAATCTGTTGCGGATGTAGCTCCAATTAGTAGTGAACAAAATATTACAGTAAATCCAAACTTTATTTTGGAGTGCAGATGA
- a CDS encoding purine-nucleoside phosphorylase gives MIVCAGRNETFPFAHPIGVGLIESSINLTRMCLFDKPDFLLFIGSAGSYGEHKIFDIVESKRASNIELGFLTQSAYTPLDNVLESENKFARNDTIVNSSNYISTNEKLCKEFLEYGVGIENMEFFSILSVAKEFEIPVAGIFVVTNYTNENAHEDFIKNHKEAMTKLTNYLIEKNIIK, from the coding sequence ATGATTGTATGTGCAGGAAGAAATGAAACTTTTCCATTTGCTCATCCCATTGGTGTTGGATTAATTGAAAGTTCAATAAATCTTACAAGAATGTGTCTATTTGATAAACCTGACTTTTTACTTTTTATTGGAAGTGCAGGAAGTTATGGTGAACATAAAATTTTTGATATAGTTGAATCAAAAAGAGCTTCAAATATTGAACTTGGATTTTTAACGCAAAGTGCATATACACCTTTAGATAATGTTTTAGAATCTGAAAATAAATTTGCAAGAAATGATACTATTGTAAACTCTTCAAACTATATTTCAACAAATGAAAAACTTTGTAAAGAGTTTTTAGAATATGGTGTTGGAATTGAAAATATGGAGTTTTTTTCAATTTTAAGTGTTGCAAAAGAGTTTGAAATTCCAGTTGCTGGAATTTTTGTAGTAACAAATTATACAAATGAAAATGCCCATGAAGATTTTATAAAAAATCATAAAGAGGCAATGACAAAATTAACAAATTATTTAATAGAAAAAAATATAATAAAATAG
- the rlmN gene encoding 23S rRNA (adenine(2503)-C(2))-methyltransferase RlmN, whose amino-acid sequence MAKEELPSIYDYTLDELKEKLKPSFRAKQVYNWLYKKYASSYDDMKNLPNELKEDLKANYPIDIMQIVKKEQSRDGSIKYLFKLRDNHTVEAVLLLMKDKKIDEDGQIVRSEKYTVCISSQVGCKVGCSFCLTAKGGFVRNLTVGEYIAQIVNIKRDNNIAENKALNIVYMGMGEPLDNFDNFTKAVEIFSELDGLAISRRRQTVSTSGIASKIKKLGEKDLQIQLAISLHAVDDELRSELIPMNKAYNIASIIEAVKAFPVDTRKKVMFEYLVIKDKNDSIEAARKLVSLLNGIQAKVNLIYFNPYPGTTYQRPVEEDMLRFKDFLNQKGVICTIRESKGLDISAACGQLKEKEANGNS is encoded by the coding sequence ATGGCAAAAGAAGAATTACCATCTATATATGATTACACATTAGATGAATTAAAAGAAAAATTAAAACCATCATTTAGAGCAAAGCAAGTTTATAATTGGCTTTACAAAAAGTATGCTAGTTCGTATGATGATATGAAAAACTTACCAAATGAATTAAAAGAAGATTTAAAAGCAAACTATCCAATAGATATTATGCAAATTGTAAAGAAAGAGCAGAGTCGTGATGGAAGTATTAAATATCTTTTTAAATTAAGAGATAACCATACTGTTGAAGCAGTTTTACTTTTAATGAAAGATAAAAAGATAGATGAAGATGGACAAATTGTAAGAAGTGAGAAATATACTGTTTGTATTTCTTCTCAAGTTGGCTGTAAAGTTGGCTGTAGTTTTTGTTTAACTGCAAAAGGTGGATTTGTAAGAAATCTTACAGTTGGAGAGTATATTGCTCAAATTGTAAATATCAAAAGAGATAATAATATTGCTGAAAATAAAGCTTTAAATATCGTTTATATGGGAATGGGTGAACCACTTGATAACTTTGATAACTTTACTAAAGCAGTAGAAATTTTTTCTGAACTTGATGGTTTAGCAATAAGTAGACGAAGACAAACAGTTTCAACTTCAGGAATTGCAAGTAAAATTAAAAAACTTGGTGAAAAAGATTTACAAATCCAATTAGCAATTTCACTTCATGCTGTTGATGATGAGTTAAGAAGTGAATTAATACCTATGAATAAAGCTTATAACATTGCTTCAATTATTGAAGCTGTTAAGGCTTTTCCTGTGGATACAAGAAAAAAAGTTATGTTTGAATATTTAGTAATAAAAGATAAAAATGATTCAATAGAAGCAGCTAGAAAACTTGTTAGTTTATTAAACGGTATTCAAGCAAAAGTAAATTTAATATACTTTAATCCATATCCAGGAACTACATATCAGCGACCTGTTGAAGAAGATATGTTAAGATTCAAAGATTTTTTAAACCAAAAAGGTGTAATCTGTACAATCAGAGAGTCAAAAGGGCTTGATATATCTGCTGCTTGTGGGCAATTAAAAGAAAAGGAAGCAAATGGGAATTCTTGA
- the gltX gene encoding glutamate--tRNA ligase — protein MAVTRFAPSPTGYLHIGGLRTSLYSYLWARKTGGEFRLRIEDTDLARNSEEAMKAIINAFEWVGLNYDGEVFYQSKRTDIYKQYIDKLLENGNAYKCYMSKEELDSLRAAQEAAKQTPRYDGTWRPEVGKVLPEIPAGVEPVIRIKAPTTGTIEFDDGVKGHMKFDANQVDDYVIARSNGMPTYNFVVAIDDALMGMTDVIRGDDHLSNTPKQIVVYNALGFKVPKFYHVPMINNPEGKKLSKRDGAMDVMDYKNQGYLPEALLNFLVRLGWSNGDQEIFSMEEMLELFDPSNINKSASSYNAEKLLWLNSEYIKAVSNDRLIEELKFFDLDLSNHPKRTELLDLGKQRAQTLVDLKKSITDIIDVPTYYEEAGVKKFVKEDTKEFLEKYLVLLEKNREILYDVAKIEEITKPFISELGLKFPQLFQPIRIALTGGTQAPSVYDIISILGFDEVSTRLNEALKRNFQNS, from the coding sequence ATGGCAGTAACAAGATTTGCTCCAAGTCCAACTGGATATTTACATATTGGAGGATTAAGAACTTCATTATATAGTTATTTATGGGCAAGAAAAACTGGTGGAGAATTTAGATTAAGAATCGAAGATACAGACTTAGCAAGAAATAGTGAAGAAGCAATGAAAGCAATTATAAATGCTTTTGAATGGGTTGGATTAAACTATGATGGTGAAGTTTTTTATCAATCAAAAAGAACAGATATTTATAAACAATATATTGATAAATTATTAGAAAATGGAAATGCTTATAAATGTTATATGAGTAAAGAAGAACTGGATAGCTTAAGAGCAGCTCAAGAAGCAGCAAAACAAACACCAAGATATGATGGAACTTGGAGACCAGAAGTTGGAAAAGTATTACCAGAAATTCCAGCTGGAGTTGAACCTGTAATTAGAATAAAAGCCCCAACAACAGGAACAATAGAGTTTGATGATGGTGTAAAAGGTCATATGAAATTTGATGCTAATCAAGTTGATGATTATGTAATTGCAAGAAGTAATGGAATGCCAACATATAACTTTGTTGTTGCTATTGATGATGCATTAATGGGAATGACAGATGTAATTAGAGGTGATGATCATTTATCAAATACACCAAAACAAATTGTTGTTTATAATGCCTTAGGATTTAAAGTTCCAAAATTCTATCATGTACCAATGATTAACAATCCTGAAGGTAAAAAACTATCTAAAAGAGATGGTGCTATGGATGTTATGGATTATAAAAATCAAGGATATTTACCAGAAGCTTTATTAAACTTTTTAGTAAGACTTGGTTGGTCAAATGGTGATCAAGAAATTTTTTCTATGGAAGAGATGTTAGAACTGTTTGATCCTTCAAATATCAATAAATCAGCTTCTTCATATAATGCAGAAAAACTTTTATGGTTAAATAGTGAATATATTAAAGCTGTATCAAATGATAGATTAATAGAAGAGTTAAAATTCTTTGATTTAGATTTATCAAATCATCCAAAAAGAACAGAACTATTAGATTTAGGAAAACAAAGAGCACAAACTTTAGTTGATTTGAAAAAATCAATTACAGATATTATTGATGTTCCAACTTATTATGAAGAAGCAGGAGTTAAAAAATTTGTTAAAGAAGATACAAAAGAATTTTTAGAAAAATATCTTGTTTTATTAGAAAAAAATAGAGAAATTTTATATGATGTTGCAAAAATTGAAGAGATAACTAAACCATTTATTTCTGAATTAGGATTAAAATTCCCTCAATTATTTCAACCAATAAGAATCGCATTAACAGGTGGAACACAGGCTCCTTCGGTATATGACATAATTTCTATACTTGGATTTGACGAAGTTTCTACTAGATTAAACGAGGCTTTAAAAAGAAATTTTCAAAACTCTTGA
- a CDS encoding RNA recognition motif domain-containing protein, which yields MNIYVGNLSYKMNDKELEGIFSKFGAVKSAKVIMDRETGKSKGFGFVEMAEASAGNQAIEALNGNDCEGRTLRVNEAKPREERPRRQF from the coding sequence ATGAATATTTACGTAGGTAATTTATCATACAAAATGAATGATAAAGAGTTAGAAGGAATCTTCTCAAAGTTTGGTGCAGTGAAAAGTGCAAAAGTTATTATGGATAGAGAAACTGGAAAATCAAAAGGTTTCGGTTTTGTTGAAATGGCAGAAGCATCAGCTGGAAACCAAGCTATTGAAGCTTTAAATGGTAATGATTGCGAAGGTAGAACTTTAAGAGTTAACGAAGCAAAACCAAGAGAAGAAAGACCAAGAAGACAATTCTAA
- a CDS encoding response regulator transcription factor, whose product MKILLLEDDFILNEIIEEHLVSQNYEVVTTYNGNEAQELLYSQTFDLLLLDVNVPDINGFELLSDLRVQNIKTPAIFITSLNMADDMQKGFDSGCDDYIKKPFELKELDLRINNLKRLFNIYPLTLINISQNVNLDTQNLMIIKDEEKIHIAKKECEVLQYLINNSTKTVSIEELSLNLWAYEETPNASTIRTYIKNLRKILGEEQILNIRGVGYRFNKK is encoded by the coding sequence ATGAAAATTTTGTTGCTTGAAGATGATTTTATTTTAAACGAGATAATTGAAGAACATTTAGTTTCACAAAACTATGAAGTTGTTACAACTTATAATGGAAATGAAGCCCAAGAACTTTTATATTCTCAAACTTTTGACTTATTACTTTTAGATGTAAATGTTCCCGATATAAATGGTTTTGAACTTTTAAGTGATTTAAGAGTTCAAAACATTAAAACTCCAGCAATATTTATAACTTCACTAAATATGGCAGATGATATGCAAAAAGGTTTTGATAGTGGTTGTGATGACTATATTAAAAAGCCCTTTGAATTAAAAGAGCTTGATTTACGTATAAACAACTTAAAAAGACTTTTTAATATTTATCCCTTAACTTTAATAAATATTTCACAAAATGTTAATCTTGACACCCAAAATCTTATGATTATAAAAGATGAAGAAAAAATTCATATTGCAAAAAAAGAGTGTGAGGTTTTACAATATTTGATAAATAACTCAACAAAAACAGTAAGTATTGAGGAACTTAGTCTAAATCTTTGGGCATATGAAGAAACACCAAATGCTTCAACAATTAGAACATATATTAAAAATTTGCGTAAAATTTTAGGGGAAGAACAAATCTTAAATATACGAGGAGTTGGTTATAGATTTAACAAAAAGTGA
- a CDS encoding sensor histidine kinase: MVIDLTKSEKITFFRFLFLYLGSSLILMLITTFFYYQNEKTLFIDLIKSNMQNVTSKISNEVIVSHMMGTKFEKEKYLNSKEYKISFYDKNKELIYGNFNEKVDFSQKFIFDEKSLILVDNSTVGHLGIEYIVLKDISLEVKIYELKVSIILIFLGFYFLVTIIGFYLAKLFLKPIKDERIKLNNFIKDTTHELNTPISAIMMSTESENLSLKQIERIKLSAKRISEIYKDLTYIFLENKEIKKEKKELDLSLIIKEQIDNFEPLFLKKKIEVLTNLETTIYKIDKDDFIRLFNNLFSNAIKYNKINGKIEITLKNRVLSVKDNGIGIKKDKLKDIYKRYYRATSQNGGFGLGLNIVNMICKSYNIKIEVSSIEKEGTIFKLYF, from the coding sequence TTGGTTATAGATTTAACAAAAAGTGAAAAAATTACTTTCTTTAGATTTCTATTTTTATATTTAGGTTCTTCATTAATTTTGATGTTAATTACAACATTTTTTTACTATCAAAATGAAAAAACTTTATTTATTGATTTAATAAAATCAAATATGCAAAATGTAACTTCAAAAATTTCAAATGAAGTAATTGTATCCCATATGATGGGTACAAAGTTTGAAAAAGAAAAATATCTAAATTCAAAAGAGTACAAAATATCATTTTATGATAAAAATAAAGAGCTAATTTATGGTAATTTTAATGAAAAAGTAGATTTTAGCCAGAAATTTATCTTTGATGAGAAATCATTAATTTTAGTTGATAATTCAACAGTTGGACATCTTGGAATTGAGTATATTGTTTTAAAAGATATTAGTTTAGAAGTAAAAATTTATGAGTTAAAAGTATCTATAATTTTAATTTTTTTAGGTTTTTATTTTTTGGTTACAATAATTGGTTTTTATCTTGCAAAGCTATTTTTAAAGCCAATAAAAGATGAAAGAATAAAGTTAAATAATTTCATAAAAGATACAACACATGAGTTAAATACTCCAATAAGTGCAATTATGATGTCAACAGAAAGTGAAAATTTATCTTTAAAACAAATAGAAAGAATAAAACTAAGTGCTAAAAGAATAAGTGAAATTTATAAAGATTTAACTTATATATTTTTAGAAAATAAAGAGATAAAAAAAGAGAAAAAAGAGCTGGATTTATCTTTGATTATAAAAGAACAGATTGATAATTTTGAACCTTTATTTTTGAAAAAAAAGATTGAAGTTTTAACAAATTTAGAAACAACAATTTATAAAATAGATAAAGATGATTTTATTAGATTATTTAACAATCTTTTTTCAAATGCCATAAAATATAATAAAATTAATGGAAAAATTGAAATAACATTAAAAAACAGAGTTTTATCTGTAAAAGATAATGGAATAGGAATAAAAAAAGATAAATTAAAAGATATTTATAAAAGATATTATAGAGCAACAAGCCAAAATGGTGGTTTTGGTTTAGGTCTAAATATCGTAAATATGATATGTAAAAGTTATAACATAAAAATTGAAGTTAGTTCTATAGAAAAAGAAGGAACAATTTTTAAACTATATTTTTAA
- a CDS encoding FixH family protein, whose translation MKNLFKTILTLVLALNFLNAEPINQNGEKDGYNVTLTSEKSLVVGDNDFVIKLAKDEKTITTAKVKIKFFMPEMPGMPYMEYEGKAELVDGVYRTKINFSMAGTWQYQLKFKTDDDVVHTIRGSVNI comes from the coding sequence ATGAAAAATCTTTTCAAAACAATTCTAACTTTAGTTTTAGCATTAAACTTTTTAAATGCAGAACCAATAAATCAAAATGGTGAAAAAGATGGTTACAATGTTACTTTAACTAGTGAAAAATCACTTGTTGTTGGAGATAATGATTTTGTAATTAAGTTAGCAAAAGATGAAAAAACTATAACAACAGCAAAAGTTAAAATAAAATTTTTTATGCCAGAAATGCCAGGAATGCCTTATATGGAATATGAAGGAAAAGCTGAGTTAGTTGATGGTGTTTATAGAACAAAAATCAATTTTTCTATGGCTGGAACATGGCAATATCAACTTAAATTTAAAACAGATGATGATGTTGTTCATACAATTAGAGGAAGCGTAAATATCTAA
- a CDS encoding TolC family protein, whose protein sequence is MLKIILTSSLTLSLLSAISIDELVNSTFENSYDLKSVEKSIEVANHQISIAKKWQNPILSMGINDLWINDFSSRNKEAMQASFIGISQVIPTGDKLEIKEKIASKEKNIKFYDFEDKKLELESKINELVYNILLAEEKYRLLEKFEKNLEKLESLYGSLYKYQKATQNEIINSQISTVELKIQKQNLKNLIDNSYLKLEQITYTKIDKIDEKLEIKKVDLLIENSSHPKFKSLEENSSKQQSIAELERAKKIPDVQVSLAYFQRDDKFTDYVNMAVSIPLPIYDTENVTRVQAKMSANETNDKLEQLKHNFDIQSKILKNNLNNAYENYNLIGQKIIPLKEKIQKNIETFNTFDDVKPQESIKNLNELITYQIKAIDEQQKYYEAYSGLIYYSNKGIK, encoded by the coding sequence ATGTTAAAAATAATTCTAACTTCATCTTTAACTTTATCACTTTTAAGTGCAATTTCAATTGATGAATTAGTTAATTCTACATTTGAAAATAGTTATGATTTAAAAAGTGTGGAAAAATCCATAGAGGTTGCTAATCATCAAATTTCAATAGCAAAAAAATGGCAGAATCCAATATTGTCTATGGGAATAAATGATTTATGGATAAATGATTTTAGTTCACGAAATAAAGAGGCAATGCAAGCCTCTTTTATAGGGATTTCACAAGTGATTCCAACAGGAGATAAACTTGAAATTAAAGAAAAAATTGCTTCAAAAGAGAAAAATATAAAGTTTTATGATTTTGAAGATAAGAAGTTAGAACTTGAATCAAAAATAAATGAGTTAGTTTATAATATTTTATTAGCTGAAGAAAAATATAGACTTTTGGAAAAGTTTGAAAAAAATCTAGAAAAACTTGAGAGTTTATATGGTTCTTTGTATAAATATCAAAAAGCAACACAAAATGAGATAATAAATTCTCAAATTTCAACAGTTGAGTTGAAAATACAAAAACAAAATCTAAAAAATCTAATAGATAATTCTTACTTAAAATTAGAACAAATAACATATACAAAAATAGATAAAATTGATGAGAAATTAGAGATAAAAAAAGTTGATTTATTAATTGAAAATTCTTCTCATCCAAAATTTAAAAGTTTAGAAGAGAATTCATCAAAACAACAAAGTATAGCTGAATTAGAAAGAGCAAAAAAGATTCCAGATGTTCAAGTAAGTTTGGCATATTTTCAAAGGGATGACAAGTTTACAGATTACGTAAATATGGCTGTTTCTATTCCTCTTCCAATTTATGATACAGAAAATGTTACAAGAGTTCAGGCAAAAATGAGTGCTAATGAAACTAATGATAAATTAGAACAATTAAAACATAACTTTGATATTCAATCAAAGATTCTTAAAAATAATCTAAATAATGCTTATGAAAATTACAATTTGATTGGTCAAAAGATAATTCCTTTAAAAGAAAAAATACAAAAAAATATTGAAACATTTAACACTTTTGATGATGTAAAACCTCAAGAGAGTATTAAAAATCTAAATGAGTTAATCACTTATCAAATAAAAGCAATTGATGAACAACAAAAATATTATGAAGCCTATTCAGGATTAATTTATTACTCAAATAAAGGTATAAAATGA
- a CDS encoding efflux RND transporter periplasmic adaptor subunit has product MIKKLLIITLFLTTVLNAQIIDAKQLFNKKIVKVKKEEVIENKSFYGITKIDESSIVDIVSRFDGYITNLNANKTYMNIKKGDVLYSIYSDDILSIQNELQVAKDINKNIYSSTLLKLDNFDISKENQQKIKDGKLNNSGFVVTSPFNGILLQKNINNKSAVKKGTTLLQLGNLDKIWFEASIYQEDLSFVKKDKEAMIYIDGLNKMINSKVDFIYPIFDEKSKTVNVRFIIDNENGELIPSMFGKVDINIKKETLLTLPKTAVLKKANSFYVFKPTSNDEFEPVKINAKRVASNKYQIISGLEENDEVINNALFLLDSDAVTNNLYESDNEDW; this is encoded by the coding sequence ATGATTAAAAAATTACTTATAATCACCCTATTTCTAACTACTGTATTAAATGCTCAAATTATTGATGCAAAACAACTATTTAATAAAAAAATTGTAAAAGTAAAAAAAGAAGAAGTTATTGAAAATAAAAGTTTTTATGGAATAACAAAGATTGATGAATCATCAATTGTTGATATTGTAAGTAGATTTGATGGTTATATTACAAATCTAAATGCCAATAAAACCTATATGAATATAAAAAAAGGAGATGTTTTATATTCAATTTATTCTGATGATATATTATCTATTCAAAATGAGCTTCAAGTTGCAAAAGATATAAATAAAAATATCTATTCATCAACGCTTTTAAAGCTTGATAATTTTGATATATCAAAAGAGAATCAACAAAAAATTAAAGATGGAAAATTAAATAATAGTGGTTTTGTGGTTACTTCTCCTTTCAATGGAATTTTACTTCAAAAAAATATAAATAATAAAAGTGCAGTTAAAAAAGGAACTACCCTACTTCAATTAGGAAACCTTGATAAGATTTGGTTTGAAGCATCAATTTATCAAGAGGATTTGTCTTTTGTTAAAAAAGATAAAGAAGCAATGATTTATATTGATGGATTAAATAAAATGATTAACTCAAAAGTTGATTTTATCTACCCTATTTTTGATGAAAAAAGTAAAACTGTAAATGTTAGATTTATTATTGATAATGAAAATGGTGAGTTAATTCCAAGTATGTTTGGTAAGGTTGATATAAATATCAAAAAAGAGACTCTTTTAACTCTTCCAAAAACCGCTGTGTTAAAAAAAGCAAATAGTTTTTATGTATTTAAACCAACGTCAAATGATGAGTTTGAACCAGTGAAAATAAATGCAAAAAGAGTTGCTTCTAATAAATATCAAATAATAAGTGGGCTTGAAGAGAACGATGAAGTTATTAATAACGCCCTATTCTTATTAGATTCAGATGCGGTTACTAATAATTTATATGAATCAGACAACGAAGATTGGTAA